Proteins encoded within one genomic window of Synergistaceae bacterium:
- the tnpA gene encoding IS200/IS605 family transposase, with the protein MDVETLAHTKWNCIYHIVFIPKYRRKSMYGKVKKDINGILRKLCEYKGVGIVGGAVCADHIHMCLKIPPKFSVSAFMGFLKGKSALMIFERHPEFKKYGGRHFWARGYYVDTVGRNEEQILRYIKDQE; encoded by the coding sequence ATGGACGTAGAAACGTTAGCACACACGAAGTGGAATTGCATCTACCACATTGTGTTTATTCCGAAATACCGGCGCAAAAGCATGTACGGCAAAGTGAAAAAGGATATAAATGGAATACTACGCAAACTGTGTGAATACAAAGGAGTGGGAATTGTGGGTGGGGCGGTGTGTGCCGACCATATCCACATGTGCTTGAAGATCCCACCAAAGTTCAGCGTATCAGCATTTATGGGGTTTTTGAAAGGGAAAAGCGCACTGATGATATTCGAGAGGCATCCTGAATTTAAAAAGTATGGTGGCAGGCACTTTTGGGCGAGAGGATATTATGTCGATACGGTCGGACGCAATGAAGAACAAATTCTCAGGTACATAAAGGATCAAGAAGA
- a CDS encoding ATP-binding protein, producing MLREKILDKLQEMRLEGMRAAYDEVSSIGQKQGHTAEKVLLSLLEAESVERQTCGLRYRLAQARFPVQKEVSGFDFTASELDAPKIEELCVGEFLNTKASASLVTANIPRTQYPE from the coding sequence ATGTTGCGTGAAAAGATACTGGATAAGCTGCAAGAGATGCGTTTGGAGGGGATGCGTGCGGCTTACGATGAAGTGTCGTCGATAGGTCAAAAGCAAGGGCACACGGCAGAGAAGGTCTTACTATCCTTGCTGGAAGCGGAAAGTGTGGAACGGCAGACGTGTGGGCTCCGGTATCGTCTGGCGCAGGCGAGATTTCCGGTTCAGAAAGAGGTGAGCGGATTTGATTTTACGGCGTCGGAGCTGGACGCCCCAAAGATAGAGGAACTTTGTGTAGGAGAGTTTTTGAATACGAAAGCAAGTGCTTCTTTGGTTACAGCGAATATTCCCCGCACCCAATACCCTGAGTGA